aaatattgcatcattataaataataatgtgggcacatatatacctttaaaatacattattaaataatcCAAGGGGGTAGCAGGTCATTTCCAAAGTTCGGTATCATTACAacaatttcaatcaaaatttgGATATATTTCAAACCCTTTCCTtagtatttgatttgattttattttataatttagttgatcacaaaaaataaaaaaaattattattatagctCATAACAGATCGAAAAATATTTGGACAAAGTTTCTTATAGGCCaatttaaattacatatttgaacGAGTGTGTGATATGTATTTTCTTTGGCTATTGTTGTCGTTCttgataaaaaatgaaaaatatgaaaatgtcAAACAAACTGACGATTCTCGTGATACTATGATTCAAATTTTAAGTCGCCCTCAAGGGGCAAGATAAATCAATCAATATAGTAAGAATACACCAAACATTGTAAGCAATTTattctttcataaatttaaGTTACGATGGTTAGAATTATTCAATAGTTATATTGATTCGAAGTAATAAATAATTCAGTAAATTAATCTAGCTATGCACGAGCTAGCCTAGTCATCACcgttttaaaaaatgattcttTTGGTGATTATTCTTTCCCTATAACATAATGTTCCCTCTCAAAGACAACATGCTAGACTTTTAGACTCTTAATTTCTCATATATGCATCACATAACTAACTCCATTGGACTTGTTAGACCAATTCTTAAATCTATCTTAATTCAGGTAGTTGAACTGCACACTTTCTAATAGTCCTTTCTTTGAAAAATTGGACcaaaatttaagttattttaatttttgtgtcgATATAATTTTGAGGCATTGAATATGACTCTTACAATATTTCATCTAACTTTTAAAGGTAGGTTcataaattattacttaataaatatttatttctaataCAACTATAAGTGCACAAGCCAACAATTTGTAGGAGTAGTCGCCTTAATcataaatccaaaaaatgaatGGAGGCACCTAGCATtacattttgaaataaatatcaataaataCATTGTAGTAAAAAGCAGAAAATGAACCAAAATAGGGAAAATGTGGCATTAATTTCAACCAACTAATCAACTGTCAATTACTTCCTATCCAATAACAAATCccccttattttattttaatttaattctgtCTGTTTTTTCTGATCATAgtcaggaaaaaaaaaaagggaacttTGTACTCCTTTCCCTAGtgcattttatttactttgccattttaatttatatgaattaatttgatttgagataaaaaataaaataaaaattaaaatttataatataaaataagtgaAGAATATCTGTATGGCTAGAATATTTAtatgacattttaaaattaattattaccaaatataaaaatatatcatttttttagaaTTGACTATCAAAAAAAAGTAAGTCATTTAAGGTTGGGCAGAAAGACTCAAAAGAGTATTACGTTTCCCTTTTacatattttcttaagaaatcataaataaaaagcatttttattaattaattttaaaggtaatataaaaaaaattaattcaatgttTTTGTTGAAGTGTGTTATTATCTTATATAAAAGATTAAGCTCTTAAAGtgtctgctctgataccatgttgaagGGTGTGATCGATCATCTTATATAAAAGCTTAAATTGTCAGAGAGTGCacactttttattatttaattatattctcaacaattttgaattgaattttcttagtaatattgaaaattaaaattggaCAAAGAGagtaattatttaaaagttgaaacaattctatttaaattatttgaaaccTGTCGTCTCCTAAATTTGGGATTAATTGCACTAAATAGTGCAATTAAGTAGCACGTCGTCTTCaaattattgatatttaactCCACCAATTTCTCCCTTTATTGTTTTGAGTTCTCTCAAGTATGAACCTTTTTGTTTTAGGTAGGGGGCCGTtggagttttatttatttatttcaagatttttgTATAGcataaatttttaacaaaaaaaaaaaactaaatttatgaaatgacaaaattgaaagTAAAAAGAACATGCTTGGTAGGAGGGATGCTCATTTTTTAATCATCATAAGTCTCAGATTTGAGATTTGAAATTCTTAGTATTAAGCACTTTTCATTGAATAAAATCCTATAATATgcgaatttaaaataatttgaattttcgTGTAAAATATTACACATCGGGTGAAAAGAAAAGGTTTAAATAGCATGCCATACTTCATATTTGTGGGTTTGGTAGTTAGTTTTCATTACTAGACTGTCCGTGTAacagcaaaaaataaaaagaagagaatggaAAATAAGTTTTAAGGATGTTTggtatgaatgaaaaatatttttaaaaaaatatttttattgataatataattaaataataatattatgctTTCTCTAACaatttaaacttttagatgAAGTAATCACATCTTGcattataagaatattttttatgtacttTTGCTTATATATCTAACTTATGCACCCTCAAGACATGAATTAATAATCTTCACATTATTATGCACCCTCAAGAcatgaattaataattttcacattattagtgtaatttaatataatatagtagATTATTTGTCTTGTTTTTTGATAGACTAGTTTTACTTATTATAGataattacttaaaattatatttaatgatctactaatataaatactccttaagttcatttttacttattcactattttaaaaaataaattttatttttttttcttgtcatTTTATCATACATATcgaagaatttttttatttttttttgtatacttATCCTTAACACTCattattcatattcaaattacTTTTGAAGACGTAATATTATACATCAATTGATAAGAGTGGAGTGGTAAAAATATCATCTCAATTGATACGGAAGTCCAAATGtcacaaataaaagtaaatgaatagagTAATATTTTACTGTCaacttataaaaattaaactcaTCGAAACTTAGTTTTGCATTCACTTAAAAAATGTAGATATATGTCAATAAAGATTGTGATAGAATAACAAAGTACTCTTTTATCCTTAACCAGAGAtctcaaatttaaattcttttagaTATAGAATCACTTTATCGTCTATACAGACTCTAACATAGATATCAAACACCAGCTGATTTAGTATGGAACAAGAGTAGTAGGAAAACTTAAGCATAAGAACAAAAAAAGATACCCCTATTGACATTATCAAATGTATTAAAAGAATAAGCACATGGTGTGTGTATGTGCCAATGAAATCCCATAACTTTGAATGTTACCCTCCCAcacttttctttcctttcaaaGCCACTCCACAATCCCCGCCTCTTCTCATTCCAATTCCAATTTTCTCTTCACACgttttccattttttctttctttttaattatttcataattaacctcaaaTGCTCattactgattttttttttatatatttaaatgtaACGCAAACTTTTTAACTTACCCCTTAAAAAGTAGAGGAGTttcattcttaaaaaattaatctgATATAGTGAAGTTTGAATATCGAATGactgtaaaaaaatataattcggattgaattttgaaaaatgttgttAGTCTTACTTAATCATTTTAACCTTTTAAGTTTTGACAATTGAATTGAGGAATTTTAATATTGTACCTTCCGTATTGAAATTATTTGGTATCAATTTATGTTAcacatttattttgattattattattatcatcaattGAGTTATTGTAGTGGGAATTTTGGCCTGGATTTTACTTAATTGGAACCTACCACCTCGGGATCCTTTGCCATATATGCATCAAAAGTTGTGTAAAACCTAAAAGCTTAAAGTTATATTCCAAAGAATCATTACTGATtttgttgtgttcttgaaaAGTTAATTGAGTTTTacaataaggaaaaaaatgtatattatttagCTAAAACATAAGGATTACGCTTTCAACCCGCATGAGTAAATCTTAAGAACAAAGTTAAATCCATATATAATTATTGTTTTCTGCAAGTttcatatatatacttttattttatttttgattactGATCTACTTActataagaaatataatttataattatctttCTAGTGACATGATAATTTATGCTTTCGGTTATACAAATTAAGAACCATTTTGTTAAAGTGCTATAATTACGCATGGGGACCAGCTTCCTTCCATTTTTCCTGTCCCCATTTGCACCTAATAAGCATGAAAATTGGAGGAATAGAAAGTCACTCCTcactcaaaaataaataaataaataaatatttaaaaattttgaactataaaaaaaaattcaaaaaaaaaaagagtatagACACACACAAAAGAGGGATAAAGGGTCTCTATATAAAGAGAGTATATTGCAAAGTTCACAAGCATTGAAAACTAGCACCAACACAAATTCTTTGATTTTCTATTCAAAATGGCTTTCATTGTTAAAAGTTTCTCTGTTATTTTCCTCCTTGCTCTTTTTACCTCACTCCAAGTTCTTCATGCAAGGGATGGTCAATTTTTCAACAAAGTCCCAAGCAACAATGGTGAAAAGGAAACAGCAACAGTTGTTCCTAACAAAGAGCAACAAGAGCCAAATTTCATGCCTGAAAATGAAAATGGTGCTTATGGCCTTTATGGTCATGAATCTGTTTCGACTCCTTCTACGACCACTAGTACCAATAACAACAATTTTCCCAACAGCAAATACCTTCCCAAAAATTACAACCCTGTTTCTTATGTAACTGTTGCTGAGGACAACACCAATGAAAACACTTTCAACGACAACAATAACAATGATTTTTCATCCAAGCACAGTATTGATACCTCTGCCTCCACCACTAACTTGAATAACAACCAATTCTACAGTGGTCCCACCAATTACCGCAGTAACAGCAATAACAACCAGCAGCAACAGTACTACCACGGCGTCAGCGATTTCAGTACTAAAAACCACAACAGCAACAACTACCAGCAGCAACAGTTATACAGTGGTGACAGTTTTTACAGCAACAACCAACAGTACAACAACAATGATAACAATGAGGAGGAGTACTACAAC
This window of the Solanum pennellii chromosome 2, SPENNV200 genome carries:
- the LOC107011247 gene encoding TBC1 domain family member 5 homolog A, whose protein sequence is MAFIVKSFSVIFLLALFTSLQVLHARDGQFFNKVPSNNGEKETATVVPNKEQQEPNFMPENENGAYGLYGHESVSTPSTTTSTNNNNFPNSKYLPKNYNPVSYVTVAEDNTNENTFNDNNNNDFSSKHSIDTSASTTNLNNNQFYSGPTNYRSNSNNNQQQQYYHGVSDFSTKNHNSNNYQQQQLYSGDSFYSNNQQYNNNDNNEEEYYNAANTYYNNNYEPQQEFTETRLSAKSYNTNPTNYGNNYNNNNQEQRYSANYNSNEEQSYNTGNSNYRVHQQQGMSDTRFLGNGKFYYDINAGRHARDPYENAKEFAAMNQQYNNKNTYGNNEYSNNNSFENEDFQDDENMP